One window of the Blastocatellia bacterium genome contains the following:
- a CDS encoding GTP cyclohydrolase I, which produces MSFQQIRYHVEGILRALQLDPAHDPELRQTPDRVAKWYLEFFGQLDREEEPDVVPLAHEGDAEEMILVTGLPFYSMCAHHLLPFFGEAHIAYVPERALLGLGSIGRLLEHYARRPQLQERLTEQIAEALMRAARPRGAIVLLKARQLCMEMRGAKKPGWVMTSAARGCFRESPWREEFFRRVSER; this is translated from the coding sequence ATGTCGTTTCAGCAGATCCGCTATCATGTCGAAGGGATCCTTCGCGCGTTGCAGCTCGATCCGGCGCATGATCCCGAATTGCGGCAAACGCCTGATCGCGTGGCCAAGTGGTATCTGGAGTTCTTCGGTCAGCTCGATCGGGAGGAAGAACCGGATGTCGTTCCCTTGGCTCACGAAGGGGACGCAGAGGAGATGATTCTGGTGACGGGGCTTCCGTTTTACTCTATGTGCGCGCACCATCTTCTGCCGTTCTTCGGCGAGGCACACATCGCTTATGTGCCCGAGCGTGCCCTCTTGGGTCTCGGGAGCATCGGACGACTGCTCGAGCACTATGCGCGTCGCCCACAGCTTCAAGAGCGGCTGACCGAACAAATCGCCGAGGCGCTCATGCGCGCGGCCCGACCCCGAGGAGCGATCGTCCTCCTGAAGGCACGGCAACTCTGTATGGAGATGCGCGGCGCGAAAAAGCCGGGATGGGTGATGACAAGTGCCGCGCGCGGATGCTTCCGGGAATCTCCGTGGCGCGAAGAGTTCTTCCGACGAGTGAGCGAGCGTTGA
- a CDS encoding M20/M25/M40 family metallo-hydrolase — protein MSLTHLGSRTHRFIFSLFAVLALVIGGGLWAPWILGGDPKGGGSAAITAEEIRAHVRFLASDELEGREAGTEGAERAARYIASAFRAYGLKPVGENGTFEQRFSFVARVVPGPMSRLRMKVGTAERDFTLGKDFVPLALSSPGAAEGEVIFAGYGISAPELNYDDYAGIESSGKIILVLSGSPDGQDPHGRFQAHRAPQRKIATAREKGARGVLFLAAEEKAEDDRLATLRYDPMFGEAGIPVLLLGRAAASEILRAAGKDLVELERALTATAAPRSISLPGIRLAVSADVKKEMRQTANVVGMVEGSDPALKDEIIIIGAHYDHLGRGGERSLAPHQTGEVHNGADDNASGVAGLLELAQALASVRASLRRSILFIAFSAEEMGLLGSNHYVKHPLFPLERTIAMFNFDMIGRLRESGVTIYGVGTSPFWQTALERANERVRLAVRVRDDGVGPSDHTSFYLKDIPVLHFFTGVHEDYHKPSDDAEKINAEGVQRIVSLAYEVVRELDRQPTRPAFVRTREERREAIASGFRVYIGTIPDYAESAEGVKVAGVRPGSPAEKAGMRTGDVILRVGQREIRNVYDYTYALQELKEGVEVEFVILRDGERLSLKIIPERRRAF, from the coding sequence ATGTCGCTGACGCATCTCGGATCGAGAACGCATCGCTTCATCTTCTCTCTTTTTGCGGTCCTTGCCCTCGTGATTGGTGGCGGGCTCTGGGCGCCTTGGATTCTCGGCGGGGATCCGAAAGGAGGAGGCAGTGCGGCCATCACGGCCGAAGAGATTCGAGCGCATGTTCGATTCCTGGCTTCGGATGAGTTGGAGGGACGAGAAGCGGGGACCGAAGGAGCGGAGCGGGCGGCGCGCTACATCGCCTCGGCGTTTCGCGCCTATGGATTGAAGCCCGTGGGTGAGAATGGGACGTTCGAGCAACGCTTCTCCTTCGTCGCTCGCGTCGTGCCCGGGCCGATGAGCCGATTACGGATGAAAGTGGGAACGGCGGAGCGCGATTTCACCTTGGGAAAGGATTTCGTGCCACTTGCGCTTTCGAGTCCTGGGGCTGCCGAAGGGGAGGTCATCTTCGCAGGATACGGCATCTCCGCTCCGGAGCTGAACTATGATGATTATGCAGGCATCGAGAGCAGTGGGAAGATCATCCTCGTCCTCAGCGGAAGTCCGGATGGTCAAGATCCTCATGGGCGATTTCAGGCACATCGAGCGCCACAGCGTAAGATCGCGACCGCTCGGGAGAAAGGCGCGCGCGGTGTCCTCTTCCTCGCTGCTGAGGAGAAGGCGGAGGACGACCGACTCGCAACGCTCCGTTACGATCCTATGTTCGGAGAGGCAGGTATCCCCGTCTTGCTCCTCGGGCGCGCAGCGGCGTCCGAAATCTTGCGGGCTGCGGGAAAGGACCTCGTTGAATTGGAGCGCGCTTTGACAGCAACTGCTGCACCCCGCTCCATTTCCCTCCCGGGCATTCGCCTCGCCGTTTCCGCTGATGTGAAGAAGGAGATGCGCCAAACGGCGAATGTCGTCGGGATGGTGGAAGGAAGCGATCCGGCTCTCAAGGACGAGATCATCATCATCGGAGCTCACTACGATCATCTCGGCCGTGGCGGGGAGCGCTCGCTCGCTCCGCATCAAACCGGGGAGGTGCACAATGGGGCGGACGATAATGCTTCGGGTGTCGCGGGTCTGTTGGAGTTGGCGCAAGCGCTCGCCTCAGTCCGCGCTTCCCTTCGCCGCAGCATCCTCTTCATCGCGTTCTCGGCCGAGGAGATGGGCCTGCTCGGTTCCAATCATTACGTGAAGCATCCCCTCTTTCCGCTGGAGCGCACAATCGCCATGTTCAACTTCGACATGATCGGGCGATTGCGCGAAAGCGGCGTCACCATCTATGGCGTGGGGACATCGCCTTTCTGGCAAACGGCGCTCGAGCGCGCGAACGAGCGCGTGCGATTGGCTGTGAGAGTTCGCGATGACGGCGTCGGCCCGAGCGATCACACGTCGTTTTACCTGAAAGACATCCCCGTGCTTCACTTCTTCACTGGGGTTCACGAGGATTACCACAAGCCTTCGGACGATGCGGAGAAGATCAATGCCGAGGGAGTGCAGCGGATCGTCTCGCTGGCCTATGAAGTCGTGAGGGAATTGGATCGTCAACCGACGCGCCCGGCCTTCGTCCGTACGAGAGAGGAGAGACGCGAAGCCATCGCGTCTGGATTTCGCGTCTACATCGGAACGATCCCAGATTATGCGGAGTCGGCCGAAGGAGTGAAGGTCGCGGGCGTTCGTCCCGGCAGTCCGGCCGAGAAGGCAGGGATGCGAACGGGCGATGTGATCCTTCGAGTCGGACAGCGAGAGATCCGAAATGTCTACGATTACACCTACGCCCTTCAAGAGCTGAAGGAAGGCGTGGAAGTGGAATTCGTGATCCTGCGCGACGGCGAGCGGCTCTCGCTGAAGATCATCCCCGAGCGACGCCGCGCGTTTTAA
- a CDS encoding cupin domain-containing protein — protein sequence MTTNGKGGSPEPIRCEWSGPADSAPILGETASRLYRHHGNYRWEGVSSEPYKAQSEDWAAARRMVFVGRAAEPLDFHLRYFELEPGGFTSLEKHEHAHVVIVVRGKGTIVAGTACWNVGFLDTVYIAPFTPHQLLNAGEEPFGFFCIVDAVRDRPQPLSPSELQRLLAIPTVRAVLRVPAIANSEGEAQSER from the coding sequence ATGACGACGAACGGCAAAGGAGGATCGCCAGAGCCGATTCGATGCGAGTGGTCGGGCCCTGCGGATTCAGCGCCGATCCTCGGCGAGACGGCATCTCGCCTCTATCGGCATCATGGGAACTATCGTTGGGAGGGGGTGTCGTCGGAGCCATATAAAGCCCAATCCGAAGATTGGGCTGCCGCTCGGCGCATGGTTTTCGTCGGTCGAGCGGCGGAGCCTCTCGATTTCCACCTTCGGTATTTCGAGCTGGAGCCTGGTGGATTCACGAGCTTGGAGAAGCACGAACACGCCCACGTCGTGATCGTCGTTCGAGGGAAGGGAACGATCGTCGCGGGCACAGCCTGTTGGAACGTGGGCTTCCTCGATACGGTCTATATCGCTCCCTTCACCCCGCATCAACTCCTCAACGCGGGGGAAGAACCTTTCGGTTTCTTCTGCATTGTGGATGCTGTGCGCGATCGCCCGCAGCCGCTCAGTCCGAGCGAGCTTCAACGCCTCTTGGCGATCCCTACTGTGCGCGCAGTGCTTCGAGTCCCTGCCATCGCGAACAGCGAGGGTGAGGCTCAATCCGAGAGGTGA
- a CDS encoding FecR family protein: MRGIVSMRLVAFVLGLFLAFGGWVEVAAQYVVSARAGLVNYAQGEVWSQTSSDALSRRLAPHQQLNDGDMVLTRDGRAEILLNPGSVLRLDRHTEVIFHQTDLPLVGFGITRGTALLEAAGLNWKIILRGQTPHAVFRVKKSGLYRVDVRENATHLLVRSGEMEVLVEGRTQKVKKGQQATVTSAYVEIVKSLKSAPLDEFESWAKERAEVLIAANRSLTRHRNFGYGLMASAWVFDPLLGVFTFIPFGFDFASPWGRRLVYRCPYPTAWDWGPHVGGPGYGGSPGAMPPPTTAPERSRPSFRVGDIRLERGGTLIPDPAVGGRGDGAIEHRPMPAPSAPMGGEIRSAPGPVKAPQHQYQ, from the coding sequence ATGAGAGGAATCGTCAGCATGCGTCTTGTAGCGTTCGTTCTGGGCCTGTTTCTGGCTTTTGGCGGATGGGTCGAGGTCGCAGCTCAATATGTTGTCTCGGCGCGCGCCGGGCTGGTCAACTATGCGCAGGGCGAGGTCTGGTCGCAGACATCTTCGGATGCCCTCTCCCGAAGGCTCGCCCCACATCAGCAACTGAACGATGGAGACATGGTTCTCACCCGAGATGGTCGCGCGGAGATTTTGCTCAATCCCGGATCGGTGCTGCGGCTCGATCGCCACACGGAGGTCATCTTCCACCAGACGGACCTGCCTCTTGTGGGGTTCGGAATCACGAGGGGTACGGCGCTCCTTGAGGCAGCGGGATTGAATTGGAAGATCATCCTTCGAGGACAGACGCCGCATGCCGTGTTTCGCGTGAAGAAGAGTGGACTTTATCGCGTTGACGTGCGCGAGAATGCGACGCACTTGCTGGTCCGAAGCGGAGAGATGGAGGTCCTCGTCGAAGGACGAACGCAAAAGGTGAAGAAAGGACAGCAGGCGACGGTGACCTCCGCTTACGTGGAGATCGTGAAGTCGCTCAAGTCAGCCCCCCTCGATGAATTCGAGTCGTGGGCCAAGGAACGTGCGGAAGTATTGATCGCCGCGAATCGGTCGCTGACGCGCCATCGCAACTTCGGCTACGGATTGATGGCGAGCGCGTGGGTGTTCGATCCCCTCCTGGGTGTTTTCACCTTCATCCCCTTTGGGTTTGACTTCGCCTCACCGTGGGGACGACGTTTGGTCTACCGCTGCCCGTATCCAACGGCTTGGGATTGGGGACCCCATGTCGGCGGACCAGGATATGGCGGGTCGCCAGGCGCGATGCCTCCCCCGACGACCGCTCCGGAGCGTTCGCGACCGAGTTTCCGTGTGGGAGACATTCGTTTGGAGCGTGGAGGAACGCTCATCCCGGATCCGGCGGTCGGTGGACGTGGAGATGGAGCGATCGAGCATCGCCCGATGCCCGCACCATCAGCCCCAATGGGAGGCGAGATCCGATCCGCTCCCGGCCCGGTGAAGGCCCCTCAGCATCAATATCAATGA
- a CDS encoding SDR family oxidoreductase yields MRALEGKVAIVTGGTRGIGRAIVEALLEAGASVVFCSRRAEAVERALEELQTKAPGRVAALPCDVRDLAQVRELVQYTIRTFGGVDILINNAGIGIFRSIYELTPEEWREVIETNLTGVFYCCREVVSHMRQRGGGYIINISSLAGKNAFAGGAAYNAAKFGLNGFSEAIMQDLRYDNIRVSYVMPGSVATEFGGREPTAESAWKLKPADVARVVLHLLEHDPASLPSCVEIRPAKPPRKG; encoded by the coding sequence ATGAGAGCGCTAGAGGGAAAAGTCGCAATCGTGACCGGAGGGACGCGCGGCATCGGTCGCGCCATTGTCGAAGCGCTACTTGAAGCGGGCGCTTCGGTCGTCTTTTGCTCGCGTCGAGCGGAAGCTGTTGAACGAGCGCTTGAGGAGTTGCAAACTAAGGCGCCAGGGCGCGTCGCGGCCCTCCCATGCGACGTGCGCGATCTGGCGCAGGTGCGCGAGTTAGTCCAATACACGATTCGCACATTCGGCGGGGTGGATATCCTGATCAATAACGCGGGCATCGGCATCTTCCGCAGCATCTACGAGCTGACGCCCGAGGAGTGGCGCGAGGTCATCGAGACTAATCTCACGGGAGTCTTCTACTGCTGCCGAGAGGTCGTCAGTCACATGCGGCAGCGCGGTGGCGGATACATCATCAATATCAGCTCGCTTGCCGGGAAAAACGCCTTCGCTGGCGGGGCGGCGTACAATGCCGCGAAGTTCGGCTTGAATGGATTCAGTGAAGCCATCATGCAGGACCTGCGCTATGACAATATCCGCGTGAGCTACGTCATGCCCGGGAGCGTCGCCACCGAATTCGGCGGGCGCGAGCCGACGGCGGAATCAGCATGGAAGCTGAAACCTGCGGATGTCGCCCGCGTCGTTCTCCATTTGCTCGAGCACGATCCAGCAAGCCTCCCAAGCTGTGTGGAGATCCGTCCCGCGAAACCCCCACGAAAAGGATGA
- a CDS encoding alpha/beta fold hydrolase, whose translation MLSSSVGPLEAVLEEGTLPTPKAVAVLCHPHPQYGGTMHNKVVVRAAQALQEAGLATLRFNFRGVGKSAGAFDFGEGEQEDVAAAIAFMAERYPQMPIWLAGYSFGAWVGLKVGARDERVTTLIAIGAAVALADFRFLEDCRKPKLFIHGTKDEFAPLEHLQALMLTLPDPKDVILIEGADHFFTSKLEELKRELFEYARAHLSD comes from the coding sequence ATGCTCTCATCATCGGTCGGGCCACTCGAAGCCGTCCTTGAAGAAGGAACGCTGCCCACGCCGAAGGCCGTCGCCGTCCTCTGTCATCCCCACCCGCAATATGGGGGGACGATGCACAACAAAGTCGTCGTGCGCGCCGCGCAAGCTCTTCAGGAAGCTGGCCTGGCGACGTTACGCTTCAACTTTCGCGGCGTCGGCAAGAGCGCGGGGGCCTTTGACTTCGGCGAAGGAGAGCAGGAGGACGTCGCTGCAGCCATCGCCTTTATGGCCGAACGGTATCCGCAGATGCCCATCTGGCTCGCGGGATACTCTTTCGGCGCCTGGGTGGGTTTGAAAGTCGGAGCGCGGGATGAGCGCGTCACGACCCTCATCGCGATCGGGGCGGCCGTCGCGCTGGCGGACTTCCGATTCCTCGAAGACTGTCGGAAGCCGAAATTGTTCATCCATGGGACGAAAGACGAATTCGCCCCCCTTGAACATCTTCAAGCCCTGATGCTGACGCTGCCGGATCCGAAGGACGTGATCCTGATCGAGGGCGCTGATCACTTTTTCACGAGCAAGCTGGAGGAACTGAAGCGGGAGTTATTCGAATATGCCAGGGCTCACCTCTCGGATTGA
- a CDS encoding FAD-dependent thymidylate synthase — protein MDRFLSPEPVVRLEKAFVNPFKTIITAARTCYSSRGIVREGDLTEGFEALAETLYRAGHHTTIEHAHFQFSLANVSRHFIWSFLHAHPFYNSEQVSQRYVEVAPGNFAIPPLHGESLTLYLETIEFQMEAYRALAEKLFPIVESEYRRLFPYRRTSEKKYRTAIQKRCLEVARYVLPVATFAYLYHTISAITLLRYHRLCQQLDAPHEQRLVVEKMVNEVLRWDPLYTRILEDPIPLEETPEFAFFTAHFELLGWEQRRAFREEFDRSLDGRISKLVDYKLNNEATLADAVRQVLGVSRSALDDVTAIELVLNPARNRLLGESLNLTTLSKLSRALYHPSYTFRKKLSHAADSQDQRHRLTPASRPCLTMQFSLEPDFITPELIRCEEKIERFYVEAMERIWSAIVRLRARGVPDEYAMYLLPNAVAIRYTESADLLNLRHKHAMRLCYLAQEEIWRASVDEAQQIREVNPVIGKYLLPPCTLRKLAQTRPTCPEGDRFCGVPVWRLDLSEYRRLI, from the coding sequence ATGGACCGATTCCTTTCACCTGAGCCCGTCGTGAGGTTGGAGAAGGCGTTCGTGAATCCCTTCAAGACGATCATCACGGCTGCGCGGACATGTTATTCGAGTCGTGGGATCGTGCGCGAAGGGGATCTCACTGAAGGCTTCGAAGCGCTTGCTGAGACGCTTTACCGCGCCGGGCATCATACGACCATCGAGCATGCGCATTTTCAATTCTCGCTCGCGAACGTCTCCCGGCATTTCATCTGGTCCTTCCTGCATGCTCATCCCTTCTACAATTCCGAGCAGGTAAGCCAGCGCTACGTCGAAGTCGCGCCCGGGAACTTCGCTATCCCGCCGCTGCACGGAGAGAGCCTGACGCTTTATCTGGAGACGATCGAATTCCAGATGGAGGCGTATCGCGCCTTGGCCGAGAAGCTCTTCCCCATCGTTGAAAGCGAATATCGTCGCCTCTTCCCCTATCGCCGCACGAGTGAGAAGAAATATCGCACGGCGATCCAGAAACGCTGTCTGGAAGTCGCTCGCTATGTATTGCCCGTGGCGACGTTCGCCTATCTGTATCACACGATCAGTGCGATCACCTTGCTGCGCTATCATCGGCTGTGCCAGCAACTGGATGCTCCCCACGAGCAGCGCCTCGTCGTCGAAAAGATGGTGAACGAAGTCTTGCGCTGGGACCCACTCTATACCCGGATCCTCGAGGATCCCATCCCTCTTGAGGAGACGCCTGAGTTCGCCTTCTTCACGGCGCATTTCGAGCTGTTGGGATGGGAGCAACGGCGCGCGTTTCGCGAGGAGTTCGATCGTAGTCTCGATGGTCGGATCTCGAAGCTCGTGGACTATAAGCTCAATAACGAGGCCACGCTGGCCGATGCCGTGCGGCAAGTCCTCGGCGTCTCGCGTTCCGCGTTGGACGATGTGACAGCTATCGAACTGGTCCTCAATCCGGCGCGGAATCGGTTGCTTGGTGAGTCGTTAAATTTGACGACGCTCTCGAAACTCTCTCGCGCGCTCTATCATCCGAGCTACACCTTCCGCAAGAAACTCAGCCACGCGGCCGATTCGCAGGATCAACGGCATCGCTTGACGCCCGCCTCGCGCCCGTGCCTGACAATGCAATTCAGCTTGGAGCCGGACTTCATCACGCCCGAATTGATTCGGTGCGAGGAGAAGATCGAGCGCTTCTACGTCGAAGCCATGGAGCGTATTTGGTCAGCCATCGTGCGATTGCGCGCCCGAGGTGTCCCCGACGAGTATGCCATGTACTTGCTGCCAAATGCCGTCGCCATCCGGTACACGGAATCGGCCGATCTGCTGAATCTCCGACATAAGCATGCCATGCGCCTTTGCTATCTCGCGCAGGAAGAGATCTGGCGAGCTTCGGTAGACGAAGCTCAGCAGATTCGCGAAGTGAATCCGGTGATCGGGAAATACTTGCTTCCCCCGTGTACGCTGCGCAAATTGGCCCAGACCCGACCGACCTGTCCGGAGGGGGATCGTTTTTGCGGCGTTCCCGTCTGGCGGCTCGACCTGAGCGAGTATCGGCGATTGATCTGA
- a CDS encoding alcohol dehydrogenase catalytic domain-containing protein → MSVIPSRMRAARLYDLHDIRVEELAVPSVGEREVLVRTIACGICSGDVLPWYIRRKAPLVFGHEPVGVVARVGAEVHEVRVGDRVFVHHHAPCFECRFCRRGHYSQCATWRRSRIIPGGLAEYFLVPEENLADTLRLPDQLAWEDGVLIEPAACVVKSLRRAAVREGEAIVVIGLGIMGLLHLLLARAWGARPLIGVDRLDARCRAAEQLGDVCALNPEREDVPERVRELTEGFGADVVIVGPGSREAFALGIACAGPGARLILFTPLPPEEQLTIEPYHLYMNEISIIPSYSCGPLDTREALRWIERGVIRAQYLPIHRFPLERVSDAVAAMARAEILKAIVCFDPTLLTDAS, encoded by the coding sequence ATGTCGGTTATCCCTTCGCGGATGCGTGCCGCACGCCTTTACGATCTCCACGACATTCGCGTGGAGGAGTTGGCTGTCCCTTCAGTGGGCGAGCGCGAGGTCCTGGTGAGAACCATCGCTTGTGGCATCTGCTCGGGCGATGTTCTCCCTTGGTACATCCGCCGGAAAGCCCCTTTGGTCTTCGGGCATGAGCCCGTCGGCGTGGTCGCGCGGGTGGGCGCCGAGGTGCACGAGGTTCGCGTCGGTGATCGTGTCTTCGTCCATCATCATGCCCCTTGCTTCGAATGCCGCTTCTGTCGTCGCGGTCACTATAGCCAGTGCGCGACGTGGCGACGCTCGAGAATCATCCCGGGTGGCTTGGCCGAATATTTCCTCGTCCCGGAAGAGAACTTGGCGGACACGTTGAGGCTTCCGGACCAACTCGCCTGGGAGGACGGCGTTTTGATTGAGCCGGCCGCTTGCGTGGTGAAATCGCTTCGACGAGCGGCCGTGCGCGAAGGGGAAGCCATCGTCGTCATTGGATTAGGGATCATGGGATTGCTGCACCTACTGTTGGCGCGCGCCTGGGGGGCTCGTCCCCTCATTGGCGTAGATCGGCTGGATGCCCGCTGCCGTGCGGCGGAGCAACTGGGAGATGTGTGCGCTCTGAATCCGGAACGGGAAGATGTCCCCGAGCGCGTGCGCGAGCTGACGGAAGGTTTCGGAGCGGACGTTGTCATTGTCGGTCCAGGATCACGTGAAGCCTTCGCGCTCGGGATCGCGTGTGCCGGCCCGGGAGCCCGCCTGATCCTTTTCACGCCACTGCCGCCTGAAGAACAGCTCACGATCGAGCCCTATCACCTCTACATGAACGAGATCAGCATCATCCCGAGTTATTCTTGTGGTCCCCTAGATACGCGGGAGGCCCTTCGCTGGATCGAACGAGGCGTCATCCGTGCGCAGTATCTCCCGATCCATCGGTTTCCGCTGGAGCGCGTGTCCGACGCCGTCGCCGCCATGGCGCGAGCGGAGATCCTCAAGGCTATCGTCTGCTTCGATCCGACGCTGCTGACCGACGCTTCTTGA
- a CDS encoding tetratricopeptide repeat protein has protein sequence MPRVRELQVTASVVADLIDAGKFTTAEKALREIREESPLVRVLRAEVEIYFSRLREAERLLDEVASEARDVEVAARYAMARGELSYWLYRYEEAEEHFHIALHFYKFLGETFRQAVALHNLGRLERRRARFDEAETLLNRSTELNKDQGDPRAEFLRGVV, from the coding sequence ATGCCACGAGTCCGCGAACTTCAGGTCACGGCATCCGTGGTCGCCGATCTCATTGATGCTGGAAAATTCACGACGGCCGAGAAAGCGTTGAGGGAGATTCGTGAAGAGTCGCCTCTTGTTCGCGTGCTCCGCGCCGAAGTGGAGATCTACTTCTCGCGTCTGCGCGAAGCTGAGCGCTTGCTCGACGAAGTCGCCTCGGAGGCCCGAGACGTTGAGGTCGCTGCCCGATATGCCATGGCGCGCGGGGAATTGAGCTATTGGCTCTACCGCTACGAGGAGGCTGAGGAGCACTTCCATATCGCCCTGCACTTTTACAAATTCCTCGGCGAGACGTTCCGCCAGGCCGTCGCCCTTCATAACCTCGGGCGCTTGGAGCGCCGACGCGCCCGATTCGATGAGGCGGAGACGCTCCTCAATCGCTCTACCGAGTTGAACAAGGACCAAGGTGATCCTCGGGCCGAATTCCTACGGGGGGTCGTGTAG
- a CDS encoding hemerythrin domain-containing protein, which produces MARRKSSRLNVPSDRAIAEGPRVEIQTLREEHRALLKELRRLDRSLARLSVKRAEAAVVVPVLESLHAFLADHVHPHMLREREVLHPLVEKSGLSRERAIRAILTGDDGLEKECRRLQRALQRLKREKDEREAVQQVIAIGEGIIEGIIEHVHREEQILFPRLEEALPSSRAPRG; this is translated from the coding sequence ATGGCCAGGCGAAAGAGCTCACGTTTGAACGTCCCAAGCGATCGCGCGATCGCTGAAGGGCCTCGTGTGGAGATCCAGACCTTGCGTGAGGAACATCGGGCCTTGTTAAAAGAGCTACGGCGGTTGGACCGATCGCTCGCGCGTCTTTCGGTGAAGCGGGCGGAAGCGGCCGTCGTGGTTCCCGTCTTGGAATCGCTTCACGCCTTTCTCGCGGATCATGTGCATCCACACATGCTGCGGGAGCGCGAGGTCTTGCATCCGCTTGTGGAAAAGAGTGGACTCTCGCGCGAGCGAGCTATCCGGGCGATCCTGACCGGCGATGATGGCTTGGAGAAGGAATGCCGACGACTGCAACGAGCCCTACAGCGACTCAAGCGAGAGAAGGATGAGCGTGAGGCTGTTCAGCAAGTGATCGCCATCGGCGAGGGGATCATTGAGGGCATCATCGAGCATGTCCATCGCGAAGAGCAGATCCTCTTCCCGCGATTGGAAGAAGCCCTGCCCTCGTCTCGCGCCCCGCGTGGATAG
- a CDS encoding alcohol dehydrogenase catalytic domain-containing protein: MLANVLVQPGLLELREVERPTPGPGEVVVKIRAALTCGTDLKAYLRGHPKMPMPTLFGHEFAGEIAEVGHGVRNFREGDAVMSVHSAPCGYCYYCRRGQDNLCELTMKAKVLGAYAEYIKIPAHIVQKNMFPKPATLSFNEAAILEPLSCVVHGLEHLDFDPEDTVLIIGAGAIGLMHLLLLRALGLERVLIAGRRAFRLRVARELGAACVIDAESEDVRETVFDLTRGRGADTVIECTGRPAVWQQAITLVRRGGKVVLFGGCPSGSTIELDTGRIHYDQITLISPFHYTQRAVRRAYELLCERRIEVGRLITGEYPLTRLLEVFTLLQQGNCIKYAVIP; this comes from the coding sequence ATGTTGGCGAATGTCTTGGTGCAACCGGGCCTTTTGGAGCTGCGGGAGGTCGAAAGACCAACGCCGGGGCCGGGTGAAGTCGTCGTCAAGATTCGCGCCGCGTTGACCTGCGGGACGGATCTGAAGGCGTATTTGCGGGGGCATCCCAAGATGCCTATGCCGACGCTCTTCGGGCACGAATTCGCCGGCGAGATCGCCGAAGTCGGACACGGCGTCCGAAATTTCCGAGAAGGAGATGCCGTTATGTCCGTTCATTCGGCCCCGTGCGGCTATTGCTACTATTGTCGGCGAGGGCAGGACAACCTCTGCGAATTGACGATGAAGGCGAAGGTCCTGGGCGCTTACGCCGAATACATCAAAATCCCCGCGCACATCGTGCAGAAGAACATGTTCCCTAAGCCCGCGACGCTCTCTTTCAACGAAGCGGCCATCTTGGAGCCACTCTCGTGTGTCGTGCACGGATTGGAACATCTCGACTTCGATCCCGAAGATACGGTTCTCATCATCGGCGCGGGGGCGATTGGCCTGATGCATCTGCTCCTTCTCCGAGCACTAGGTTTGGAGCGCGTTCTGATCGCCGGACGACGCGCATTTCGACTCCGCGTAGCCCGAGAGTTGGGCGCCGCTTGCGTCATTGATGCGGAGAGCGAAGATGTGCGTGAGACCGTCTTCGACCTCACGCGCGGGCGAGGGGCTGATACAGTCATCGAATGCACAGGACGTCCGGCTGTCTGGCAACAAGCCATCACCTTGGTCCGCCGCGGGGGGAAGGTCGTGCTTTTCGGCGGATGCCCCTCTGGTTCGACGATCGAGCTGGATACGGGACGCATCCATTACGATCAGATCACGCTGATCAGTCCCTTTCACTACACGCAGCGCGCCGTGCGACGAGCGTATGAGCTGCTGTGCGAGCGACGGATTGAAGTCGGACGTCTCATCACCGGAGAGTATCCGCTCACGCGCCTTCTGGAAGTGTTCACCCTGTTGCAGCAAGGTAACTGCATCAAATACGCCGTGATCCCGTGA